From the Mesoplasma syrphidae genome, the window TCATAAGCTACATACAATTCAATACTTGTAAATTCTGGATTATGGCGAGTACTCATTCCTTCGTTTCTAAAAATACGCCCGATTTCGTAAACTCCCTCAAAACCACCAACAATCAAACGTTTCAAATGTAACTCTGTTGCAATACGTAAATAGACATCAGTATCCAATGCATTATAGTGTGTAATAAAAGGTTTTGCAGCAGCTCCACCCTTAACAGCGTGTAAGATTGGTGTCTCTACTTCAATATATCCTTTGGAATCCAAAAAATTCTGAATCGTGCGAATAATTTTAGAGCGCTTTAAAAATGTTTGTCTGACATCATGGTTTGTTATTAAATCAACGTAACGACGACGATACTTTTCTTCAATGTCCTGAATACCTGCATGTTTATCTGGTAATGGTCTTAAGGCTTTTGATAGTAGTGTATATTCTTTGACTCTAACTGTTAATTCTCCATGGTCGGTTTTCATCATTATACCTTTAACACCAATAATATCTCCCAAATCTAACTCACGAAAATCTTCAAATAATATTTCTCCAATTTCATCCATTCTTACATAAAGTTGAATTGAGCCATCTTGATCATCAATATTTACAAATGCCGCTTTTTTACCAGCTTCACGATAAAGCTTAATACGACCAGCCACAGAAATGCATTCCTGGTCCAAATTTGCTAATTCTTCTTTAGTATAATTACCAAATTGTTTATTTAAAAAAGTCAAAGATGCAGATTTTTCGTACTTACTAATTTTATAAGGGTCCTTACCTTTTACCACTAATTTTTGATATTTTTCACGACGAATTTGTTCTTGCTCCGTGAATTTTCTTTCTTCAATTGCCATTGTAGGTTTTCCTTTCTTGTTATGATTATTTAAAATCAATATACTCTTTTATAATTGCTTGAATATCTGGTAATATCAAAATTTGATTTGCCTTATCTTTCAGTGCCTTAACATTTGCCTTGTATGGTAATACATCTAAGTACCATGCTAAATGTTTTCTAAACTCACGCATTCCTCATTCTTCAGTTCTTAATTCAACTAGCATTTCCGCGTGTTTTTCAACAGTCGCTTTTCATTCTTCAAAATCAGGACCAGGAAGCTCCTCCCCAGTTTTTAAATAATGATTAACTTGGCCGAAAATTCAAGGGTTCCCCTGACATGCTCGTGAAATCATTACAGCATCACAACCTGTTTCGTCTAACATTTTCTTTGCTGTTTTGGCGTCAATAACGTCGCCATTACCAATAACAGGAATTTTCACTGCTTCTTTAACTTCCTTTATTTTTTCTCAATCTGCATGGCCGGTGTAAAAGTCAGCACGTGTTCGTCCATGAACTGCGATTGCGCTTGCGCCTGCTTTTTCAATTAGTTGAGCTACCTCAATTGCATTAACACTATCTTTGTCTCAACCCAAACGAATTTTTGCAGTAACTGGCTTTTTAGTACTTGCTACAACTGCCTTTACAATATCATAAATTAGTTCTGGAGTTTTTAGCAAACTTGAACCTGAAGCTGAGCGAACGGCAACTTTTGGTGCTGGACAACCAATATTTAAATCAATAATGTCACATTCTACATTTGCGTCAATTCACTTAACTGCTTTAATAAACGATTCTACATCATTACCAAAAATTTGCATACTCATTGGATGTTCTGTCGGATCAACAGCCAGCATGCTAAAAGTTTTGGCATTTTCATGGACCATCCCCTCAATTGACACCATTTCAGCAACTACCAAAGCTGCGCCTTTTTCCTTAGCAATAACTCTAAATGGTGCATTAGATATTCCTGCCATTGGTCCTTGGATTACCTGTCCTACTATCTCAATATTTCCAATTTTCATTTTAACCTACTTTATTTCCATTCATATATCACTTGCTATTAACGTCTGTAAAAAATACTCCTACTTTTGTTCCATAGTTTTTAAAAAAGTCAGTCAAATGTTTAGCCAAAAGTTCTTCCTTATCCAAACGTGCCATTCATTCAACAGAAACAAAAATTGGTCCTTTATTTTCTACTTTAGGAAGAATATCACTTTCTTCGCTAATGAACATAATGTTTTCAGGAGCAGCATTGACCAATTTTCCAATTTCATCAATTAGTTGTGAATATTTTTCAACCGCTTCTCTGCTTACTCCACTGAATTTTAAAATTGGCATAGGGTACCTCCATAATAAATTAATTTTAACTTTTTAAACTTCAAAAGACAACAAAACAAGTTTTCAAAGTGAAAATGAGTTTGTTGTTTAAGCAAATTACGACTTTTTGAAACAAAAAAAAAAAAAAAAGTTTTTGTAAATTTTGAGAGCCTGCTCAAAAATTTGCAAAAACTTTTAAAAATAACATATTTTAGATTAATCACTTAATCTTCTTTTAAAATTGTTGTAAATTCTTTCTCGTTCATACGAACTTTATCAAAAAAGTATACATAAGGATCTTGCAAATCTGGTTTTCCCATTCCTAGAGCAACAACAAATTGCTCATTTTCCCCATTAATCAATTTATGCTTAATTAATGTACTGTTGACATTGTCTTTATCAAAACCTTCCATTGGTCCTGTTCCAATTCCAACATCAGCTGCAGCAATCATCGCACTCCCTAAAGCAATATAAGCTTGTTTTTGTGCTCATCAATCAGGTAAAACATGATTTTGGCTTCAATTGCTGTAAACCGCTTCTGTTCTTGAAGGACGCATAGATTCAACTGGCACAGTAGCAGAAATACTTTTTTCAACAAGAGATTCACGTAAGTACTTTTCCTTAGCACTGACAAATAAAATAACATGACTCGCGTTTACAAATTGACTCTGATTAAAAAAATATGGGGCTAACTCAGTTCTTAAGCTGTTTCTTGGCAAAACAATAATTCTATAACTAAAAATTCCATAACTTGCTGAAGTTCAACGGATGGCTTCAGTAATTGAGTTTAAAGTTTTTTCATCAATTATATAATCAGGTACCATTTTCTTTGTGGCACGACGATTACGAATTAATTCATAAACATGATGGCTTTTATTTTCAGACATAAAATTTCTCCTTTTTCTTTTTATAAATTAAATATACTAAAAAAAACAAATATTGTATTGAAAATTTCTTTACATTTTTTAAAATAAAGGTAAAGAAATTTTTGTTTAAAAAATAAAAAAATGCCCTATATTTTTTGAAAAAAATTGCTTCAAAAAATATAGAGTATTTAATTAAAAAATATTAATTTTAATTATGATCAATCAATTGTTCGTGGGTCAGCAGGAGTATCATTATGTTCCAAACTGTCAATTAGTCCATTTTTAATATTAATCACCGTGTTAGCGATTTTAGCAATATTTGGGTTATGAGTAACAACAACGATTGTTGTCTTATATTCACGATTTACTTTAACTAAAATTTCAAGAACTTTACGCCCCATTTCTTCATCCAATGCTCCTGTTGGTTCATCTGCAAAAAGAATGTTTGGATTTTTTGCTAAAGCACGCGCAATTGAAACACGTTGCTGTTGTCCTCCAGACATCTGATGAGGATATTTGTTCATTTGCTCGGCCATTCCAATAGTCGTAAAAATATCTTCAATTGACATTGCATTTTCTTTATTAGATGAAAGATTTTCACCAACTTCAGCATTTTCTTTAGCTGTTAAATTAGTTAGCAAGTTGTATTGTTGGAAAATAAATCCAACATTTCGACGACGAAATTTAGTTAAATGTGAATCTTTTAACAGTGTTAAATTTGATCCTAAAATAAATACGTCTCCTTCACTTGCTTTATCCAAGCCAGAAATAATATTTAAGAAAGTAGTCTTTCCAGACCCTGATGGTCCCAAAATAACAATAAAATCACCCTTATCTAAAATAATATCGATACCCTTTAAAACTGGCGTTTCCAAATCTCCTGTAATATAAGATTTGCGAACATTTTTTAACTCAATAATATGTTTATCCAAATTTGGTTGATAATTCTCAGTCGTTATAACATCACCATCTAATATATTTTTTGAGTATTTAGCAGTTAACTGTTTTTGACGTTTAAGTTTTTGTTTTAGCCCTTTAACTCCGTCCTCAAAATCAGGCTTTTCGCCAACGTTTAAAAAGTTTCTATCACTATCATTAATGACAGGCTCTAATTTTGCAGTTTTTTTAGAAACAGTTTTTTTAGAAATTTTTGCTTTTTCATCACTAACTTTATCCGCAATAATTTCCTCTTTTTGCTCTTCAATATTATTAGACTCAAATCTATTAATCTTTTCTTTCAAATCCTCTGCCACTTTTTCTAATTTTTGAATTAGCTTGTCACGATCTGGATTGTCTTCAATTAAAGATTGCTTTTGTCACTCCAAATTTTTTTCAGTGCTAGCCAAAGCTTCTTTTAATTTTTCCAATTTTGTAAAATTTGTCATTTATCCTCCCTTAATTTCAAAACAATGTCAAAAATATTTTATCACACAATAAGTTTACTTTTTTATAGATTATTTTTTATTAATCCAACAACTCTGAAATATCATTTGAATTAACTAGATACTTCCTACTACAAAATTCACAAACAATTTCTACATCTTTTTTTTCTTCAATAATGTTAGAAATTTCAGCTTGGCCCAACATTTTAATTGATCTCATAACTTTTTCTTTTGAACATGTACATTCAAATTGTAATTGGCGTTGTTCTAAAATTACTGCATCCTCAATAATTTCTTTGATTAGAGCTTCATAATTAGTTGATTTAAGCAAAATTTCTCCAACATAACTACTATTGCCAATTTTTTCTTCCAAGTAATCAATATCATTTTCTGTGTGAGTTGGTAATAATTGAACTAGAATTCCAACAACTTTTTTAATTGTAAAATCATTGTTCAATGATACTTTAGTTGTAATAAACGATTGTACTTGATTAGAGCTTCTCAAATAATTCATAAAATCTAAATCAATACTTCCATCAACAAGATCGGTATTTGAAACATACGGGTCACGCATATTTAAATCCTGACTAATTAGTAAGCTACCTTGAGTCCCAACTGTTCCAATAATGGGATTTTCCATTTTCAAAATTTCACGAGAGTCAAAATTATTATGCTGAGCATAACTACGAATTTTGTCATTTTGAAATTCAGTGATCATTTTACCAATTTTTCCATCTTTAGTTGAAATATTTGCTGTCATTTTTTCTCCGTTTTTCAATTCCATAGCAAGTAGCGTGTTTGCAGCTGTGAACTTTGAAAGAGCTATTGTAACTAACGGATTTGATCCTTGTAATTCAATTATCTTTTGCATTGATTCTGTTATATCAACAATTGAAATTTTTGCATTGTGCTTAGAACTTATTCCACGAATTCTTATATCCATATTTTAAATCTCATTTTCTATAAAAATAACGAAATGACTACTCATTTCGTTATTTAATTATTATTTTTGTTTCTCTTTTTCATCATCTTCTGATGTGTCTTCAATTATATTATTGTCAATATCTACAGGAGTATCAACTTCTTCAACAATATCATCTAAATCAATATCAATAATTTCTCCAGATTCAATTTTTGCTTTTTCTTTTTGATATTTATTCTTTTCTTCAATAACTTCAGGTGGCAATGCATTATTTTTATCAATGTAATCAATTTGCTCTGCAGTAATTGTTTCCAAAACATGAAGAGACTCAGCTAACAATTCCAAAGTATCTTTGTTTTCTTTAATAATTTTAATTGCTAAAATATAAGCTTCATTTAAAATTTTCTCAATTTCAGAGTCAATTCTTAACGCTGTTGCATCAGAATATGTCCCTTCCATTTTACCGTATGATTCTTCAGCCATTGTTAAATATTTAGTCATTCCCAAATCTGACATACCAAATTGAACGACCATTCTTCTTGCAATATTTGTTGCTTTATCTAAGTCATCATGAGCACCCGTAGTTACGTTGTCTTTTCCAAACATAATTTCTTCGGCTGCACGTCCACCAAGATAACCCGCAATTGTTGCATATAAGTCTTTTTTAGAAGAAAATACTGTTTCATCTCTTGGAGTCATAATTGTATAACCACCCGCATTTCCACGAGGAATAATTGTTACTTTTTGTACTTTAGAAGCACTATCAAGTCTCAATCCAATTAAAGCATGTCCTGATTCATGGTAAGAAACGATTTGTTTATCTAATAAAGTCATTGCACGTGATTTTTTAGCTGGTCCACCAACTACACGATCAATTGCTTCATCGATTTCTTTAATCGTAATAATATCTCGTCCCTCACGAACCATTAAGATCGCAGCTTCATTAAGTACGTTTTCTAATTGAGCTCCCGAGAATCCTGGAGTTCTTTCAGCTACTCTATGTCAATTAACATCAGAAGATATTTTTTTACCTTTGGCATGCAATGATAAAATTGCTTTACGTTCTTTAATGTCTGGCAATGAAACCTGAATTACCCTGTCAAAACGTCCTGGTCTTAATAAAGCTGGATCTAGAACATCAGCACGGTTAGTTGCTGCCATAACAATAATTCCCGCATTTGTTCCAAAACCATCCATTTCAACTAGCAATTGGTTAAGAGTTTGTTCGTTAGTTCCTGTACCCATTCCTGAGTTACGTTTACGACCAACAGCATCAATTTCATCAATAAAGATAATTGCTGGTGCTGATTTTTTGGCATCATTAAACATTTCACGAACACGGCTTGCTCCAACCCCAACAAACATTTCTTCAAATTCTGATCCTGCTATTGAGAAAAATGCTACTCCCGCTTCTCCTGCAACTGCTTTTGCTAATAAAGTTTTACCAGTTCCTGGTGGTCCTTCCATTAGAACACCTTTAGGCGCTCTTGCTCCAGCTGCAGCGTATTTTTGAGGATTTTTTAGGTAATCTACTAATTCTACTAATTCAGATTTTTCCTCTTCAATCCCTGCTACATTTGCAAATTTAACATCTGATTTAGTTTGACGAGCTCTATTTTTACCCATTCCAAACATTCCACCAGGACCACCTGCTCCACCACTATTTTTAGTCATAAAGTAGTAAATACCAATATATAAAGCTATTAAAATAATCATTGGCAATATTGATGAAATTATTGCTGCTGCAGATGAAGGCACAAGAGGAACAGTAGGTTTGTCACCTCATAAATTTTTTGCTCAACCTTTTCATTCTTGAATAGCTTTAACCCATTCAGAAGGTGCTTCGCCAATTATTCCTGCCAAAACATTGTCAACAGTGTTCACTTGATTTTGGGTAGCATAAACAACGAATTTTGTTCACCCTTTTTCTCCGTGAATAATTCCATGAATTTGAGTAGTACCATTTATTGAATTATATATCGTCAAGTTTTTAATTTTTTCTTCAGTATTTCCCATATATTTAATGAATTCTTCTCATCCAATAACTTGAGTTGTTCCTTTAATTGTGAAAACTATAATTGCAATAATAATTGCTACTATTAGTAATGAAATTATCCAGAACCATAAAGAACTTTTTTTCTTTTTCATCAGTATTCTCCTTTTGGCTAAATATAAATAATGATATCATATCTTGCAAGTTTTTTTAACTTGTTATCTTGTCATTTTATTTAATATTTTTAGCTCATTTTCTTTATACACAACAGCTTTATAAATACGATTTCGATAGCGAATTTTATTATCTATCAAATAGCGATTAGTTTTTACAAATTCGACGAATGTCGTTTGTTTGTACACTTCATAATTATTTGTAATTACATATGGATAACGCTCTCGATCATTTTTAATTGTGGTAAAAATTTCTAATCAGTTGACAAATTCTTCTGCTAAATATAAATCTTGTTGAGACTTAATGATAATTGTTTTGAAATCAAAAGCCGTTGATGGAGCTAAAAACAGTCTATCAAAATCTTTTATTAAGAAAAAATCATCCAACTTTATTTTTCAAAACGGTTTGTTAGAAGTTTTCAACCGTCAGGCAATTTCTTTGATCGTACTATTTTTGCGTTTTTGCAAAAGATAATCTTTCTTTATAGTTTTTAAAAAATAAAATAGAATTCTTTGAATTTTTTCTTGACTAAAACTTGTTAACTTTTTTTGCAAAATTAACTCATCAGCACTTAAATTATTTAATGTATAAAATTTGACCTCATTTTTCAACTTTTCTAATTGTTTATTTTCTTTGTTAATTTGAAAATAATAGTTTTCGAAATCTTTTTCATTTAGTTGGCTGCGAATTTCATTTCGCAAATACTTTGAATCAAGATTAGTCAAATCATTTGCATACTCAATATTAAAACTGTTTAGGCTTTCTAAAATGCTGCTTTTTAAAAAATTCAGCATTGGGCGTATAATTGTTAAACTCTTGTATGTGGTTATTGAACGTAGACCAAAAAAATCGACATTATTTTGACGGCGTTTTTGCATAATATAAGTTTCAACCAGATCATTAAAATTATGAGCTACTAACAAGTTTTTGATTCCATATTTTATACCAATTTTATTAAAAAAATTGTAACGAGTCTCTCTTGCAAATTCTTCAAAATTTTGCTTTAAATTTGAGTATTCACATTCAACATTTAAGATCTCACATTTAATTTGATTTGCGCTACAAAATTCTTCAACAATTCTTTGATCATTATTAGAATCGCTACGAAAACGATAATTGACATGACAAACAATAACTTCATAATTTTTAACGCTATTTAATAAAAAAATTGAGTCAGGGCCTCCTGATACAGCTACCAAGTATTTTTCATTTCTGTTTAAATTAATCATTTGGTCCCTTTCTCTTTATATTTTAATAATATAGGAATTTTAAGACAAAAAAGAGCATTAAAAGATGCTCTTTAACATTATTATTCGGTTTATTTTTTTGTAGATTGATTTTCGAGTTCATCTTGAGTTTCAATTTCTTTTTCAAGTTCTGGTACATCAAT encodes:
- a CDS encoding nitroreductase family protein, with protein sequence MSENKSHHVYELIRNRRATKKMVPDYIIDEKTLNSITEAIRWTSASYGIFSYRIIVLPRNSLRTELAPYFFNQSQFVNASHVILFVSAKEKYLRESLVEKSISATVPVESMRPSRTEAVYSNWSQNHVLPDWWAQKQAYIALGSAMIAAADVGIGTGPMEGFDKDNVNSTLIKHKLINGENEQFVVALGMGKPDLQDPYVYFFDKVRMNEKEFTTILKED
- a CDS encoding DUF1904 family protein, which gives rise to MPILKFSGVSREAVEKYSQLIDEIGKLVNAAPENIMFISEESDILPKVENKGPIFVSVEWMARLDKEELLAKHLTDFFKNYGTKVGVFFTDVNSKWYMNGNKVG
- the tilS gene encoding tRNA lysidine(34) synthetase TilS; protein product: MINLNRNEKYLVAVSGGPDSIFLLNSVKNYEVIVCHVNYRFRSDSNNDQRIVEEFCSANQIKCEILNVECEYSNLKQNFEEFARETRYNFFNKIGIKYGIKNLLVAHNFNDLVETYIMQKRRQNNVDFFGLRSITTYKSLTIIRPMLNFLKSSILESLNSFNIEYANDLTNLDSKYLRNEIRSQLNEKDFENYYFQINKENKQLEKLKNEVKFYTLNNLSADELILQKKLTSFSQEKIQRILFYFLKTIKKDYLLQKRKNSTIKEIAWRLKTSNKPFWKIKLDDFFLIKDFDRLFLAPSTAFDFKTIIIKSQQDLYLAEEFVNWLEIFTTIKNDRERYPYVITNNYEVYKQTTFVEFVKTNRYLIDNKIRYRNRIYKAVVYKENELKILNKMTR
- the dusB gene encoding tRNA dihydrouridine synthase DusB is translated as MKIGNIEIVGQVIQGPMAGISNAPFRVIAKEKGAALVVAEMVSIEGMVHENAKTFSMLAVDPTEHPMSMQIFGNDVESFIKAVKWIDANVECDIIDLNIGCPAPKVAVRSASGSSLLKTPELIYDIVKAVVASTKKPVTAKIRLGWDKDSVNAIEVAQLIEKAGASAIAVHGRTRADFYTGHADWEKIKEVKEAVKIPVIGNGDVIDAKTAKKMLDETGCDAVMISRACQGNPWIFGQVNHYLKTGEELPGPDFEEWKATVEKHAEMLVELRTEEWGMREFRKHLAWYLDVLPYKANVKALKDKANQILILPDIQAIIKEYIDFK
- a CDS encoding ABC transporter ATP-binding protein — its product is MNDSDRNFLNVGEKPDFEDGVKGLKQKLKRQKQLTAKYSKNILDGDVITTENYQPNLDKHIIELKNVRKSYITGDLETPVLKGIDIILDKGDFIVILGPSGSGKTTFLNIISGLDKASEGDVFILGSNLTLLKDSHLTKFRRRNVGFIFQQYNLLTNLTAKENAEVGENLSSNKENAMSIEDIFTTIGMAEQMNKYPHQMSGGQQQRVSIARALAKNPNILFADEPTGALDEEMGRKVLEILVKVNREYKTTIVVVTHNPNIAKIANTVINIKNGLIDSLEHNDTPADPRTIDWS
- the ftsH gene encoding ATP-dependent zinc metalloprotease FtsH; its protein translation is MKKKKSSLWFWIISLLIVAIIIAIIVFTIKGTTQVIGWEEFIKYMGNTEEKIKNLTIYNSINGTTQIHGIIHGEKGWTKFVVYATQNQVNTVDNVLAGIIGEAPSEWVKAIQEWKGWAKNLWGDKPTVPLVPSSAAAIISSILPMIILIALYIGIYYFMTKNSGGAGGPGGMFGMGKNRARQTKSDVKFANVAGIEEEKSELVELVDYLKNPQKYAAAGARAPKGVLMEGPPGTGKTLLAKAVAGEAGVAFFSIAGSEFEEMFVGVGASRVREMFNDAKKSAPAIIFIDEIDAVGRKRNSGMGTGTNEQTLNQLLVEMDGFGTNAGIIVMAATNRADVLDPALLRPGRFDRVIQVSLPDIKERKAILSLHAKGKKISSDVNWHRVAERTPGFSGAQLENVLNEAAILMVREGRDIITIKEIDEAIDRVVGGPAKKSRAMTLLDKQIVSYHESGHALIGLRLDSASKVQKVTIIPRGNAGGYTIMTPRDETVFSSKKDLYATIAGYLGGRAAEEIMFGKDNVTTGAHDDLDKATNIARRMVVQFGMSDLGMTKYLTMAEESYGKMEGTYSDATALRIDSEIEKILNEAYILAIKIIKENKDTLELLAESLHVLETITAEQIDYIDKNNALPPEVIEEKNKYQKEKAKIESGEIIDIDLDDIVEEVDTPVDIDNNIIEDTSEDDEKEKQK
- a CDS encoding Hsp33 family molecular chaperone HslO, with the protein product MDIRIRGISSKHNAKISIVDITESMQKIIELQGSNPLVTIALSKFTAANTLLAMELKNGEKMTANISTKDGKIGKMITEFQNDKIRSYAQHNNFDSREILKMENPIIGTVGTQGSLLISQDLNMRDPYVSNTDLVDGSIDLDFMNYLRSSNQVQSFITTKVSLNNDFTIKKVVGILVQLLPTHTENDIDYLEEKIGNSSYVGEILLKSTNYEALIKEIIEDAVILEQRQLQFECTCSKEKVMRSIKMLGQAEISNIIEEKKDVEIVCEFCSRKYLVNSNDISELLD
- the lysS gene encoding lysine--tRNA ligase — translated: MAIEERKFTEQEQIRREKYQKLVVKGKDPYKISKYEKSASLTFLNKQFGNYTKEELANLDQECISVAGRIKLYREAGKKAAFVNIDDQDGSIQLYVRMDEIGEILFEDFRELDLGDIIGVKGIMMKTDHGELTVRVKEYTLLSKALRPLPDKHAGIQDIEEKYRRRYVDLITNHDVRQTFLKRSKIIRTIQNFLDSKGYIEVETPILHAVKGGAAAKPFITHYNALDTDVYLRIATELHLKRLIVGGFEGVYEIGRIFRNEGMSTRHNPEFTSIELYVAYEDMNFLMGLTEEIFKICNEAIGNPNVISYGGHQIDLFKPFNRLHMVDGVKNITGVDFWKQMTVEQALALAKEHNVHVEKHQETVGHIINLFYEEFVESTIIEPTFVYGHPKEISPLSKTNLNDSRFTDRFELFILGREYANAFSELNDPIDQYERFKSQIEEEAAGNDEANDMDLDFIEALEHAMPPTAGIGIGIDRLVMLLTNSESIKDVLLFPQMKPKE